A single window of Solenopsis invicta isolate M01_SB chromosome 3, UNIL_Sinv_3.0, whole genome shotgun sequence DNA harbors:
- the LOC120356821 gene encoding uncharacterized protein LOC120356821 isoform X4: MSHEIIELTIQDLLKDWNLDQYVSAFESNCIDVGELQLLLQPEWKDILNDLIPVPGHRMRFVKNLKELMKESKFVSIENDNNDLQKLHNKDINEITISLSPQPGTSRDPSNLLSENIQKTPKNISSTQNTSNLSLEDSQETSKNISSQKRSRQSNEPNVKRGEELRLLLNKTATGRCILQLAKQGPCLKHDKDRNKLTEIIIEDELSKCEKLR; the protein is encoded by the exons ATGTCACATGAGATTATTGAACTGACGATTCAGGACTTACTAAAAGATTGGAATCTCGATCAATACGTATCGGCGTTTGAAA gTAATTGTATAGACGTTGGTGAACTTCAACTTCTATTACAACCTGAATGGAAGGATATATTAAATGATCTCATTCCAGTCCCTGGCCATAGAATgagatttgtcaaaaatttaaaagaattgatGAAGGAGAGCAAATTTGTATCAATAGAG aatgataataatgatcttcaaaaattacataataaagatataaatgagATTACTATTTCTCTTTCACCTCAACCA GGTACTTCGAGAGATCCTTCTAATTTattatcagaaaatattcagaaaacgccaaaaaatatttcttcaacaCAGAATACTTCAAATTTATCATTAGAAGATAGTCAGGAAACGTCAAAAAATATCTCTTCACAAAAGAGGAGTCGACAGAGTAATGAACCGAATGTGAAACGAGGTGAA GAACTTCgacttcttttaaataaaacagcTACGGGTAGATGTATATTGCAACTGGCGAAGCAAGGTCCTTGTTTGAAGCATGATAAGGATAGAAACAAATTaacagaaattattattgaagatGAATTAAGCAAATGTGAAAA GCTTCGCTGA
- the LOC120356821 gene encoding uncharacterized protein LOC120356821 isoform X3, with the protein MSHEIIELTIQDLLKDWNLDQYVSAFESNCIDVGELQLLLQPEWKDILNDLIPVPGHRMRFVKNLKELMKESKFVSIENDNNDLQKLHNKDINEITISLSPQPGTSRDPSNLLSENIQKTPKNISSTQNTSNLSLEDSQETSKNISSQKRSRQSNEPNVKRGEELRLLLNKTATGRCILQLAKQGPCLKHDKDRNKLTEIIIEDELSKCEKISTAGFAELVSAIQHIFPEEDSELYFIPYKYSNGMKFVAKV; encoded by the exons ATGTCACATGAGATTATTGAACTGACGATTCAGGACTTACTAAAAGATTGGAATCTCGATCAATACGTATCGGCGTTTGAAA gTAATTGTATAGACGTTGGTGAACTTCAACTTCTATTACAACCTGAATGGAAGGATATATTAAATGATCTCATTCCAGTCCCTGGCCATAGAATgagatttgtcaaaaatttaaaagaattgatGAAGGAGAGCAAATTTGTATCAATAGAG aatgataataatgatcttcaaaaattacataataaagatataaatgagATTACTATTTCTCTTTCACCTCAACCA GGTACTTCGAGAGATCCTTCTAATTTattatcagaaaatattcagaaaacgccaaaaaatatttcttcaacaCAGAATACTTCAAATTTATCATTAGAAGATAGTCAGGAAACGTCAAAAAATATCTCTTCACAAAAGAGGAGTCGACAGAGTAATGAACCGAATGTGAAACGAGGTGAA GAACTTCgacttcttttaaataaaacagcTACGGGTAGATGTATATTGCAACTGGCGAAGCAAGGTCCTTGTTTGAAGCATGATAAGGATAGAAACAAATTaacagaaattattattgaagatGAATTAAGCAAATGTGAAAA GATTTCAACTGCAGGCTTCGCTGAACTTGTAAGTGCCATACAACATATATTTCCTGAAGAAGATAGT GAGCTTTATTTCATTCCATACAAATATTCAAATGGAATGAAATTTGTGGCCAAAG TTTGA
- the LOC120356821 gene encoding uncharacterized protein LOC120356821 isoform X1 has translation MSHEIIELTIQDLLKDWNLDQYVSAFESNCIDVGELQLLLQPEWKDILNDLIPVPGHRMRFVKNLKELMKESKFVSIENDNNDLQKLHNKDINEITISLSPQPGTSRDPSNLLSENIQKTPKNISSTQNTSNLSLEDSQETSKNISSQKRSRQSNEPNVKRGEELRLLLNKTATGRCILQLAKQGPCLKHDKDRNKLTEIIIEDELSKCEKISTAGFAELVSAIQHIFPEEDSELYFIPYKYSNGMKFVAKGKLITKYYSIRKDFKELGIITRNKDQLDSDSLDDSEDDDVQGKLNFLEENIEPWSTVVQYWMDTSKELQNCKITCPISSYKQK, from the exons ATGTCACATGAGATTATTGAACTGACGATTCAGGACTTACTAAAAGATTGGAATCTCGATCAATACGTATCGGCGTTTGAAA gTAATTGTATAGACGTTGGTGAACTTCAACTTCTATTACAACCTGAATGGAAGGATATATTAAATGATCTCATTCCAGTCCCTGGCCATAGAATgagatttgtcaaaaatttaaaagaattgatGAAGGAGAGCAAATTTGTATCAATAGAG aatgataataatgatcttcaaaaattacataataaagatataaatgagATTACTATTTCTCTTTCACCTCAACCA GGTACTTCGAGAGATCCTTCTAATTTattatcagaaaatattcagaaaacgccaaaaaatatttcttcaacaCAGAATACTTCAAATTTATCATTAGAAGATAGTCAGGAAACGTCAAAAAATATCTCTTCACAAAAGAGGAGTCGACAGAGTAATGAACCGAATGTGAAACGAGGTGAA GAACTTCgacttcttttaaataaaacagcTACGGGTAGATGTATATTGCAACTGGCGAAGCAAGGTCCTTGTTTGAAGCATGATAAGGATAGAAACAAATTaacagaaattattattgaagatGAATTAAGCAAATGTGAAAA GATTTCAACTGCAGGCTTCGCTGAACTTGTAAGTGCCATACAACATATATTTCCTGAAGAAGATAGT GAGCTTTATTTCATTCCATACAAATATTCAAATGGAATGAAATTTGTGGCCAAAGGTAAATTAATTACTAAGTACTATTCTATTCGGAAAGATTTCAAAGAGCTTGGCATTATTACTCGAAACAAGGATCAGTTAGACTCAGATTCTTTAGATGATTCAGAAG ATGATGATGTACAAGGAAAGCTAAACTTTCTTGAAGAGAACATAGAGCCTTGGTCAACAGTAGTACAGTATTGGATGGATACTTCTAAAGAAttgcaaaattgcaaaattacatGCCCAATCTCGAGTTACAAACAGAAATAA
- the LOC120356821 gene encoding uncharacterized protein LOC120356821 isoform X2 yields MSHEIIELTIQDLLKDWNLDQYVSAFESNCIDVGELQLLLQPEWKDILNDLIPVPGHRMRFVKNLKELMKESKFVSIEGTSRDPSNLLSENIQKTPKNISSTQNTSNLSLEDSQETSKNISSQKRSRQSNEPNVKRGEELRLLLNKTATGRCILQLAKQGPCLKHDKDRNKLTEIIIEDELSKCEKISTAGFAELVSAIQHIFPEEDSELYFIPYKYSNGMKFVAKGKLITKYYSIRKDFKELGIITRNKDQLDSDSLDDSEDDDVQGKLNFLEENIEPWSTVVQYWMDTSKELQNCKITCPISSYKQK; encoded by the exons ATGTCACATGAGATTATTGAACTGACGATTCAGGACTTACTAAAAGATTGGAATCTCGATCAATACGTATCGGCGTTTGAAA gTAATTGTATAGACGTTGGTGAACTTCAACTTCTATTACAACCTGAATGGAAGGATATATTAAATGATCTCATTCCAGTCCCTGGCCATAGAATgagatttgtcaaaaatttaaaagaattgatGAAGGAGAGCAAATTTGTATCAATAGAG GGTACTTCGAGAGATCCTTCTAATTTattatcagaaaatattcagaaaacgccaaaaaatatttcttcaacaCAGAATACTTCAAATTTATCATTAGAAGATAGTCAGGAAACGTCAAAAAATATCTCTTCACAAAAGAGGAGTCGACAGAGTAATGAACCGAATGTGAAACGAGGTGAA GAACTTCgacttcttttaaataaaacagcTACGGGTAGATGTATATTGCAACTGGCGAAGCAAGGTCCTTGTTTGAAGCATGATAAGGATAGAAACAAATTaacagaaattattattgaagatGAATTAAGCAAATGTGAAAA GATTTCAACTGCAGGCTTCGCTGAACTTGTAAGTGCCATACAACATATATTTCCTGAAGAAGATAGT GAGCTTTATTTCATTCCATACAAATATTCAAATGGAATGAAATTTGTGGCCAAAGGTAAATTAATTACTAAGTACTATTCTATTCGGAAAGATTTCAAAGAGCTTGGCATTATTACTCGAAACAAGGATCAGTTAGACTCAGATTCTTTAGATGATTCAGAAG ATGATGATGTACAAGGAAAGCTAAACTTTCTTGAAGAGAACATAGAGCCTTGGTCAACAGTAGTACAGTATTGGATGGATACTTCTAAAGAAttgcaaaattgcaaaattacatGCCCAATCTCGAGTTACAAACAGAAATAA
- the LOC120357354 gene encoding uncharacterized protein LOC120357354 → MTASEMRTFVRIFALLVGDLVLDNDPIWKFYLILRDIIEIVLCRQMQKEMIKILKERISEHHRLYVILFQDTLKPKHHHMVHYPSILSRSGALVNLACDRFEANHQPAVQDAKATRSRKNIAFTLALKQQLRCAYRFMTRKGLHTLLEVGPEEKPDYYNSLLLPISFSNGFMQHAYVIFKGTLYKKGMCVAIGVDDDNGPEFGIISSVLVNHNGTVCLMCNVLSCTMYSEHFHAYNVTKTAKIISILVIDLLDYLPLLFCKSNDGKQYVTLHHLL, encoded by the coding sequence ATGACTGCCAGTGAGATGCGCACTTTTGTTCGTATCTTTGCTTTACTTGTAGGTGACCTTGTTCTTGATAACGATCCCATATGGAAGTTTTACTTAATTCTCCGtgatattattgaaattgttttgTGTAGACAAATGCAGAAAGAGATGATTAAGATATTGAAGGAGAGAATTAGTGAACATCATCGTTTGTATGTTATTCTTTTCCAAGATACATTGAAACCTAAACACCATCATATGGTTCATTATCCATCAATTTTGTCTCGGTCTGGTGCTCTTGTTAATTTAGCATGTGATCGGTTTGAAGCCAATCATCAGCCAGCTGTGCAAGACGCTAAAGCTACTCGTTCTAGGAAAAATATTGCTTTCACTTTAGCTTTAAAGCAGCAACTTCGGTGTGCTTACCGATTCATGACTCGAAAGGGACTTCATACTTTATTAGAAGTAGGACCTGAAGAAAAACCAGATTATTATAATTCGTTATTACTTCCAATAAGTTTTTCTAATGGCTTTATGCAACATGCTTATGTCATCTTTAAAggaactttatataaaaaggGAATGTGCGTTGCAATTGGAGTGGATGATGATAATGGGCCTGAATTTGGTATTATTTCCTCCGTATTAGTAAATCATAATGGCACTGTCTGCCTCATGTGCAATGTCCTTTCATGTACAATGTACAGTGAACATTTTCATGCTTATAATGTTACTAAAACTgcgaaaataatatcaattctAGTTATTGATCTTTTAGATTATTTGCCTTTGTTGTTTTGTAAAAGCAATGATGGAAAGCAATATGTTACATTGCATCATTTACTTTAA